A single region of the Zootoca vivipara chromosome 2, rZooViv1.1, whole genome shotgun sequence genome encodes:
- the SYNPO gene encoding synaptopodin isoform X2 — MKLRLRAISSCPPVPSSWHLCIYTGISFGSRRGVPAFPVAARRTEWRSDCFDLCACTTRKLRLLLLDVSRSASLSEKELKEAKARSQRIAAQLTTPPSSNSKGVLLFHRRKQRVNAFTLEAPKTTSAKQAGADRTPRASHKHQSSPRHGKEPHLKQASIDIGASEGLSCAKNSELGQKGSMEKYEKSLALEQTLGNTQGSQRHKIRSEEAISTIHPTLSSEEIPAEDFEQIPLSVYLKETTGTASTNGMHELIANEFEKALVTEQVPVVDNTEKILPIFDAVPVADRENNSTILEQAPCVLHTDRENNVLDKEPYLPNIDSKNNNNNIPDKAPYAPVLDQENNIFLDKPMSEPVIDRKENGEILSKEPDVPIFEDKDVLPAAEEEKPMLATDRQPSETVTHTNKQYCEVRLTLSKPLPVKNRTARPFGTRLLAAAQAPAEKSPVAEFPPPPTYAETFSSPPPVTRVRSPPAYSALYPTEEQKAPVPHEATYVDSGPRPLPGGEDRETPATKTGLLEESVARRATKKSMFTFVEKPKVAPNPDLLNLVQRADNKKKGRGQGGASSLEEEPFALGAEASNFLPENRSIEGPAQAPADNAPEWSSCLRSPRIQPKPMIKSNQSLSEARGKGAELFARRQSRMQKYVIESPSHPDIGRSPSPTMSLPPSWKYASETHLSPVTFQAPPKSPARSPKAPPLPLYNSNMSESEISKKELEISKQQPYQLQSSLFILSPAKDPVRSLPKGAPPPKPVVAEPMYMRQASCPTSPLPPSPVFHPLAQFSQGRPYPAPFAPSPGTALAPQNVQTSMEASQEPPFEYPSRILSPRAKGVFQAPRPSYSTKNAGIEPQERKMSLPASPTWTPRLLRRPPSSLDGWVSPAQTPEPEEGLIEAFRVASVMTPPPPPMSPSWSERSVSPFRQEADPKSSRQMQVLLARNIINAAKRKSSSPKAVAIESFRPFTPPATPSSGSPKSVGNHSPSPLPSPRPTRTDGYRRVSLPVSAAPPHASASSNNSPRLLGSQSPTYKSPLQSPKAVRMNGNKYFTMPASTGASLCHAAASNNGLRTAGTHSVAQSPKPSIVESHRIFTPPGSTTRKSSCPSPKNVGTCSPTIKSPLQSPMVGVRSPLKRFTSLSPTNSDVSLDSEDSGIKSPSIRSFNICPRGWNGSLRLKRGSLPAEAPCTS; from the exons ACGTTTCAAGAAGTGCCAGCCTTTCTGAGAAGGAGCTGAAGGAAGCGAAAGCCAGGAGCCAGAGaattgctgctcagctgacaACCCCACCCAGCTCCAACTCCAAAGGGGTCCTTCTGTTTCACCGCCGCAAGCAGCGGGTGAATGCTTTTACCTTAGAAGCCCCCAAGACAACAAGCGCCAAGCAAGCAGGGGCTGATCGCACCCCCAGAGCTAGTCATAAGCACCAAAGCAGCCCAAGACATGGGAAAGAGCCCCATTTGAAGCAGGCCTCAATAGACATCGGAGCTTCGGAAGGATTATCCTGTGCCAAGAACTCTGAGTTGGGGCAAAAAGGCAGCATGGAAAAATACGAGAAAAGCCTGGCTCTGGAGCAGACTCTAGGTAACACACAGGGCTCTCAAAGGCATAAAATAAGAAGCGAGGAGGCCATTTCCACAATCCACCCCACATTGTCCTCTGAGGAAATCCCAGCTGAAGACTTTGAGCAAATCCCTCTCAGCGTGTACCTGAAGGAAACTACGGGGACAGCCTCCACCAATGGAATGCATGAACTTATCGCCAACGAGTTTGAAAAGGCACTAGTTACTGAGCAAGTGCCAGTTGTTGACAATACGGAAAAAATTCTGCCTATTTTTGATGCTGTCCCTGTCGCTGACAGGGAGAATAACAGCACCATTCTTGAACAGGCGCCATGCGTACTGCATACAGACAGGGAAAACAATGTTCTCGATAAAGAACCATATTTGCCAAATATTGACAgcaagaataacaacaacaacatccctgaCAAGGCGCCGTATGCACCTGTTCTCGATCaggaaaacaatatttttcttgACAAGCCAATGAGTGAACCAGTGATTGACAGGAAGGAGAATGGAGAGATTCTCAGCAAGGAGCCAGATGTACCGATCTTTGAGGACAAGGATGTTTTGCCTGCTGCTGAGGAAGAGAAACCCATGCTAGCTACCGACAGGCAGCCCAGCGAGACCGTGACACACACTAATAAGCAGTACTGTGAAGTACGCCTGACTTTGTCTAAACCATTGCCTGTGAAGAACCGAACTGCAAGACCATTTGGGACTCGACTGCTGGCTGCAGCTCAGGCGCCAGCAGAGAAGAGTCCTGTGGCTGAgtttcctcctccacccacctATGCAGAGACGTTTTCCAGCCCTCCTCCAGTAACTAGGGTCAGGTCACCTCCAGCCTACTCAGCGCTGTATCCTACTGAAGAACAGAAAGCTCCTGTTCCCCATGAGGCTACGTATGTGGACAGCGGACCAAGGCCTCTTCCTGGAGGGGAGGACAGGGAGACACCAGCAACCAAAACAGGCCTTCTGGAGGAGTCTGTAGCCCGCAGAGCAACAAAGAAGTCCATGTTCACCTTTGTCGAGAAGCCCAAAGTGGCTCCTAATCCAGATCTCTTGAATTTAGTCCAGAGAGCAGATAACAAGAAAAAGGGGAGAGGACAAGGAGGAGCATCGAGTCTGGAAGAGGAGCCATTTGCTCTGGGCGCAGAGGCCTCTAACTTTCTGCCTGAAAACAGATCAATAGAAGGACCAGCCCAGGCTCCTGCAGATAATGCCCCAGAGTGGTCTTCTTGTTTAAGGTCACCGAGAATACAACCCAAGCCGATGATCAAATCCAACCAAAGCCTATCAGAGGCGAGAGGAAAGGGGGCAGAACTATTTGCCAGAAGGCAGTCGAGGATGCAGAAGTATGTCATTGAGTCTCCATCGCACCCAGACATAGGCAGGTCACCTTCTCCTAccatgtccctccctccctcctggaaaTATGCTTCAGAAACTCATCTCTCCCCAGTCACATTCCAGGCCCCTCCCAAAAGTCCGGCCAGATCTCCCAAAGCTCCTCCTCTGCCTTTGTACAACAGCAACATGTCGGAGAGCGAGATTTCCAAAAAGGAGCTGGAGATCTCCAAGCAGCAGCCTTACCAGCTTCAGTCCTCCTTGTTCATCCTTTCCCCAGCCAAAGACCCCGTGAGGTCCTTACCAAAAGGGGCACCACCGCCCAAGCCTGTGGTTGCTGAGCCCATGTATATGAGACAGGCCTCTTGCCCAACATCTCCCTTGCCCCCTTCTCCTGTTTTTCATCCACTTGCCCAGTTCAGCCAGGGCAGACCATATCCTGCTCCTTTCGCCCCGTCACCCGGGACTGCGCTTGCCCCTCAGAATGTCCAAACAAGCATGGAAGCATCGCAGGAGCCGCCTTTTGAATACCCTTCCAGAATTTTGTCGCCGAGAGCAAAAGGAGTCTTCCAAGCTCCAAGGCCTTCTTATTCCACCAAGAATGCTGGAATTGAGCCTCAG GAAAGAAAGATGTCCCTCCCTGCTTCCCCGACGTGGACTCCCCGACTGCTGCGCCGACCACCTAGCAGTTTAGATGGCTGGGTGAGCCCAGCCCAAACTCCAGAGCCCGAGGAAGGCCTTATAGAGGCCTTTCGAGTAGCCAGTGTCATGACCCCGCCTCCTCCGCCCATGTCTCCATCCTGGAGCGAAAGATCTGTGTCCCCATTTCGGCAAGAGGCCGACCCCAAGTCCAGCCGACAAATGCAGGTGCTGCTGGCCAGAAACATCATCAACGCTGCCAAGAGGAAGAGCTCTTCTCCCAAAGCAGTGGCCATAGAGAGCTTCAGACCCTTCACTCCTCCTGCCACTCCCTCAAGCGGCAGTCCTAAGAGCGTGGGCAACCATTCCCCAAGCCCGCTGCCATCTCCCAGGCCAACAAGGACGGACGGATACAGGCGTGTCTCTCTCCCTGTCTCCGCTGCACCGCCACATGCCAGTGCGTCTTCAAACAACAGTCCCAGGTTGCTAGGCAGCCAGTCTCCGACCTACAAGAGCCCACTGCAGTCTCCCAAAGCAGTGCGGATGAATGGGAACAAGTATTTCACTATGCCTGCCAGCACTGGGGCATCCCTCTGCCACGCAGCAGCATCCAACAATGGCCTGAGAACAGCAGGCACCCATTCTGTGGCCCAGTCTCCGAAACCCTCCATCGTGGAGAGTCACAGGATCTTCACACCCCCAGGAAGCACAACCAGGAAATCATCATGTCCCAGCCCTAAGAATGTGGGCACCTGCTCCCCCACCATCAAAAGCCCTTTGCAGTCCCCCATGGTAGGAGTCCGTTCTCCGCTGAAGCGCTTCACCTCCCTGTCACCCACCAACTCGGATGTATCCCTCGACTCGGAAGACTCTGGGATCAAGTCGCCCAGCATCCGCAGCTTCAACATTTGTCCCCGGGGCTGGAATGGAAGCCTGAGGCTGAAGCGGGGAAGCCTCCCTGCAGAAGCCCCCTGTACCTCCTAA